CGCCCCGCCGGGCGCGATCGTCACCAACCCCGGGGCCACGACGCTCGGCCCGATGCCCAACGGACGCATCCCGCTACCGACTACGCGCAGGCCGCGCGGTGCGAACGAAGGCGCGCCGCTGCCCAAGCTGGGGCCGTTGATTTCTGGTTTGCTCAGGCCGGGTACTCGCTATTCCGCGCCCATACAACCCCAGGCGGGGGTGTTGCCCCCGGGGCCTAACCCTCCCGCCCCGGGCAATCAAGCGCCCCCGAACGCTGCTCAGCTGGCTCCCGATGCCGGTCCGGCGCCGGCTCCAGCCCCCGCTCCGGCGGCGGCGCCGGATCCTCCGCCGGCGATCGGCGGGTCTCCGACATCGCTCGTCGACTGGGTGACCGGACCGGATGGCCCGAACAAAACCCTTGAACGTTTCGGCATCTCCGGGACCGACCTCGGGATCATGTGGGACAACGGCGATCCCGTCAACAAGCAGGTGCTCATGGCCTTCGGCGACACATTCGGCTATTGCGGCGTCGAGGGCCATCAATGGCGGTACAACACGCTGTTCCGCAGCCAAGACCGCGATCTGGAACACGGAATCCACATCACGCCGGGCGACCCCGCCAACCGTTACTCCGGCTCACCGGTGCGCCATCCGAACTTTTCCAAACAAATCATCAACAGCATCAAGTGGGCGCCAAACGAGACCGGAATCATTCCGACGGCCGGCATTTCCGTCGGGAGAACCCAATACGTCAACTTCATGTCCATCAGGGACTGGGGCCGAGACGGCGAATGGAGGACGAACTACTCGGGCATCGCGGTGTCCAACGACAATGGCCAGAACTGGGGCGTCTACCCCGGCACGATCCGCGCTTCCGGGCCGGACAGCGGGCGAGCCAGGTACGTACCCGGAAATGAGAATTTCCAGATGGGCGCGTTCCTCAAGTCGAGCGACGGTTATCTCTACTCGTTCGGTACCCCGTCCGGACGGGGCGGTTCGGCGTACCTGACGCGAGTTCCCCAGCGCTTCGTGCCCGACCTCACCAAGTACCAATACTGGAACGGCGACTCGAACTCCTGGGTCCCCAACAAGCCGGACGCGGCCACCCCGGTGATCCCGGGCCCGGTGGCCGAGATGTCAGCCCAGTACAACACCTATCTGAAGCAATACCTGGTGATGT
This is a stretch of genomic DNA from Mycobacterium lacus. It encodes these proteins:
- a CDS encoding DUF4185 domain-containing protein gives rise to the protein MHIYPRITGHRSHADHYRHISNCGRQCFPKMRPALERCDMAPIPRIVSVSTTSAAAIGLIVGISLAPPANAIPCHDGAPTGPAPPGAIVTNPGATTLGPMPNGRIPLPTTRRPRGANEGAPLPKLGPLISGLLRPGTRYSAPIQPQAGVLPPGPNPPAPGNQAPPNAAQLAPDAGPAPAPAPAPAAAPDPPPAIGGSPTSLVDWVTGPDGPNKTLERFGISGTDLGIMWDNGDPVNKQVLMAFGDTFGYCGVEGHQWRYNTLFRSQDRDLEHGIHITPGDPANRYSGSPVRHPNFSKQIINSIKWAPNETGIIPTAGISVGRTQYVNFMSIRDWGRDGEWRTNYSGIAVSNDNGQNWGVYPGTIRASGPDSGRARYVPGNENFQMGAFLKSSDGYLYSFGTPSGRGGSAYLTRVPQRFVPDLTKYQYWNGDSNSWVPNKPDAATPVIPGPVAEMSAQYNTYLKQYLVMYTNGANDVVARTAPAPQGPWSPEQLLVSSFQMPGGVYAPMMHPWSTGKDVYFNLSLWSAYDVMLMHTVLP